The Neoarius graeffei isolate fNeoGra1 chromosome 10, fNeoGra1.pri, whole genome shotgun sequence sequence AAaggaagaaacaaagtaggttttgacaaggatatcatgacaTATCAGTGAAtttttgagaagtaaaaacatgtccatgatctttccaccatgcttatctgtaatgataacatccgggttttcctcaaattgctgaacatgctaaaaaaattccatctcaggtaatgagctgtgtcatcagatgccaAGATGAAAGGGCgagggggtcttctggttgattaatcaaCCAATAATAATTGTTGTAACTGAAGCTCACCTttctaaaattgttttttattggtaaatctgggtggcatggtggtttaagtggttaacactgttgcctcacagcaagaaggttctgggtttgagcccagcggctgacgggggcctttctgtggggagttttcatattctccccatgcctgtgtgggtttcctctgggtgctccggtttcccctacagtccaaagacatgcagttaggttaacatgggatggccttgggctgaagtgcccaagagtggcagtgCACACTTACGCAGCGGTTTTGTTCTACTAcattttgttgtacatttgtgcagtgacaataaaggcattctattctaattatggactgtcaataattgtagccagtGATATacactcacaggtgaaatgtccgtccacaacctttgagCTGACAATTTGTACAATTCACTGCTGCATATGTaggcatttttcttctaatttttctcaccaactacataaataacttatccaattttgtgtagcttccagtagtctaAATGACAGTTCCGCTCCACAATggaagtggtaagatggcggccagctggcttcactctaatgagcctatgagctctccagattttatatagcgcTCAGTGGAGGGCGATCTGGTCACCATGTTACCATGCACATCGGATCGGTACAATCATATCTCTGTCTAGGAAGCTACATAAAACTGGACATGTTATTCATCTAATTGTTGAGGGAAAAAAAACTGGACATGTTATTTATACAcgcatgtgtgaatggttgatttttgtgggggtgtttgtgttttaatcataatgtacagtattcagtaccttttatcatcatgggtgcattcaggaagattactgcagatttatttttattattattattattattattccataaTACATAGACAATACGTGCATAACAGAGAAGGAAACAGAGTGTACATTACAATATGACAGAACAATTCTGGTTTacacagagatggagacagcatgtgggtcagGATCCATAAAAGTAAAGTCATTTCCTGTTGCCCGGAGGCATGTGAACCCTCATATGATGTTCCAGATcagcaatttaaaaaacaaacaaacaaacaaataaacaaatacattctattgcacagaatgaaaaatgaaatgaaactaatTGTGCAATTAATGGATGGAACAGAGTTACATGTAGATATTACAAATTAACTATTTAGAAACAGATTGATACCAATCCATAACTATAGTTACGAATTGtgtattgtggcagtgggggcgtggtcaagcgtcggtctgtgactggagggcggagtcactacacctgaggtgaattaacctgtttgtgtgtcttcccagctaccacaccctatataaagagagagagagcagaggaagagagctctcccgaccagaacacgtgtgtgtgtggcatgtgtatgAGTAAACATgtcgaagctgaaaagctgacgataaaagagttattgagaactcagtactggcctgccgtgcttctgtgctccacccacgtagaacacttgctacagtggtgccaaaacctgggaccggagtgcaggagagaacagccccatggagtcctcccccttcaaggacctggtccatgccctcaccacggctcaacagagccagcactaggcgctggttgccctccgggaagaacaggagcaaaggttcgaggccctggtgctggcgcagcaggaagatagctgggcgttccagcacctactcgcgtcaacggggtccaccacctccaccgccgcgggcccttcccaccttaccctgacaaagatgggcccgcacaacgaccccgaggccttcctcgctctctttgagcaggcagcagaggcgtggggttggccggtggaacagctcgCGGCTcgactcctccccctgctcacgggtgaggcgcagctggccgtgctacagctccccgccgacagccggctggtctacgtggacctccgcagggccgtcctccagcgcgtgggtcgcactccggagcagcagcagcagcgcttcctcgcgctgcgcctggaggaggtcggcaggccattcgcgtttggccagcaactccgggatgcctgccgccggtggttgagggccgacaaccacgacgcagagatcatcgatctggtggcactggagcagttcgtcgctcgacttccagagggaaccgtggagtgggtccagtgccattgcccggcgtcgctagatcaggccattgagctggcggaggaccatatggcggctgttccaatggcaggacagcatgtctccccttctcccctctccctctctctccccttctgttcctctccctcaccccattcccccaccgcggaggagggggctggctccaccccagctggcccgccgcacccatggtgtcctaccatttcctacttccgtgtctgtgtcttccccccctcaggtgagtgatatccggaacactggtgcagagagagagcctgggccggtgtgctggcgctgcggggagctggggcacctccagcatcagtgctcggcgatggaggtgggcacggtggtccggatccctgacgtgccaggagccgccctcgatcgggccggagcgtatcgcataccggtgagtatccaaggggatacgtatcaggtgtTAGTGgactctggttgtaatcagacctcaattcaccaaagcctggtgcaagacgaggcattggggggagcacaattggtgaaggtgttgtgtgtgcacggggatgttcacagctaccctttagtgtcagtccacatttttttcagagggaaaaaatttagagtaaaggcggcagttaatcctcgcctcacccactctataattttggggactgattggccgggattcggggagttaatgagtcatttagtaaagagtgggtcctgttgTAGTTtagcaaggggaggtcccggtgtcgctttggcgggagcagctgtcacagagccatctacgtcatctccgcgtcagagtgaggagcctccggctcctcctccctctctcggggaatccctcacggatttcccgttagagcagtcgcgagacaagactctgcgacatgcatttgaccaagtgagagtaatcgatggtcaaatgctccagccaaacgccaccccgtccttcccctatttttctattattaaggatagattataccgagtgacgcaggacactcagactaaagaacaaatcatgcagctcttgattccaaaaagccgccgggaattggtattccaggcggctcactttaatcccatggctggacacttaggacgggataaaacactagcccgaataatcgcccggttctattggccagggattcacggcgatgtccgtaggtggtgtatggtatgccgcgaatgccagttagtaaatccagcggccattccaaaagcacttttgcgccctctaccattaatcgagaccccgttcgagagaattgggatggatctcgtcgggccattagatcagtcagcacgagggtaccgctttatattagttctagtggactatgcaacacgatacccggaagcagtgcctcttcgcaatatctcagcatgcagtattgcagaagcgctcttccgcgttatctcctgagttggaatcccgaaagagattctgactgatcaaggcacctcgtttatgtcacgaacactgaacaaactttatgggttattaggtattaagccgatccacaccagcgcttatcacccacaaacggacggtttagtcgaacgattcaatcgcaccctcaaaaatataattaggaaattcataagcgaggatgcacataattgggataaatggctcgaacccttgttgttttcagtgtgagaggtcccccaagcctccacggggttctccccgttcgaattgttatatgggcgtaagccgtgcggcattttagatgtgctgcgagaaaattgggaggagggaccttcaccaagtaaaaatgaaattcaatatgttatggacctgcgcacaaaactccacacactcacacacctaacccaggagaatttgcggcaggcccgagaacggcaaacccgcctgtacgacaagggtatgtgccttagggagttcacaccgggagataaagtactcgtactgttgcccacatcgagctccaaattggttgccaagtggcaaggaccctttgaggtcacacggtgagtcggggacgtcgactacgaggtgatgtgaatggacaggggtggggtgctacagatttactacctcaatctgctcaaactctggaatgaggaggtcctcgtggcgttggtgtcggtggttccggagaaggcggagctggggccggaggttcaaaagggagcattggcatcgcgtacccctccagtcccctgtggagaccacctctccctgacccaactcgcggaggttgcccagttgcagaccgaattttcggacgtgttctcggccctgcccggccgcaccgacctcatagagcaccacattgagacacccctgggggtggtagtgcatagctgcccttacaggctacccgaacacaagaaaaaagtggttcgggaagaactcgaggccatgctcgaaatgggcatcgttgaggagtcccacagcgactggagcagcccggtggtcttggtacccaaggccgatgggtcggtctggttctgtgtagactatagaaaagtcaacgcggtgtctaaattcaacgcatacccaatgcctcgtattgatgagttgctcgatcgactaggcacagctcgcttttactcgacactggatttgacaaagggttattggcagatcccattgactccattatcccgagaaaaaatggccttttccacaccatttggcttacaccagtttttcacacttccttttgggctgtttggggcgcctgctacatttcagcggctgatggatagggtcctccgtccccacgccacctatgcagccgtgtaccttgacgacatcattatttatagtaatgactggccgtggcacctacaacacctgagggccgtccttaggtcgctgaggcgggcgggtctcacagccaacccgaagaagtgtgcaattgggcgggtggaagtacggtatctgggcttccacttgggcaatgggcaggtgcgtccccaaattaacaagacagcagcgattgcagcctgcccgaggcccaagaccaaaaagggggtgagacagttcctggggctggctggctattatcgtaggtttatacctaattattcggacgtcaccagcccgctgactgatctcactaaaaagggggcaccagatctggtccagtggacggagcaatgccagcgggctttttctgaggtaaaagctgcactgtgtggggggccactgttacactcccctgacttttctctcccttttatattgcagacggacgcatcagacagagggctgggggctgttttgtcccaggagaaggagggggaggatagcccagtgctgtacataagtcgtaagctgtcaatgagtgaggggcgctacagcaccatagagaaggagtgcctggccatcaagtgggcggtcctcaccctccgttactacctgctgggacgccctttcaccctctgttcggaccacgcgcccctccagtggctccactgcatgaaggatgccaacgcgcggatcacccgttggtatctggcactccaaccctttaacttcaaggtggtccacaggccgggggcgcagatggtcgtggcggacttcctctcccgtcggggggggggggggggggagtcggctgcctggcctgagttgggtggtggggttatgtggcagtgagggcgtggtcaagtgtcagtctgtgaccggagggtggagtcagggaaggtaagtggcagaatcactacacctgaggtgaattaacctgtttgtgtgtcttcccagctaccgcgccctatataaggagagagagagcagaggaagagagctctcccaaccagaacacatgtgtgtgtggcgtgtgtatgAGTAAATGtgttgaagctgaaaagctgacaataaaagagttattgagaactcagtattggcctgccgtgcttctgtgctccacccatctagaacacttgctacatgtATAATCAATCATCTAATCATAGTAAAATTAACAAGTCCTAAATTAATTCAAATTTATTGCATAATTAAAACAATGAATTATTCAAATACTCCATTTATTAGAAAATATTTCCATGCAaaattaatatttccaaaacattaaaaacttttgacataaatttcaagaaaacctaaataacATTAGTCAATATCTATTTGCaactatatcaaacaaaaataagaTCATTATATAACAATTAAATAGTATAAAAAAGCCAATAAATATTTAAGAAAATTAGATATGAGATATTAGTGTGACCACTGAGGAATAATCTGTCATTTAACTATCAGGATTgtttcatgtataataataatacattttatttaaaagCGCCTTTCAAAGAGACCCAATGTTACTTCACAAATAAAAACATGCAATGCAATTAATAAAGTATTAAATAAACAGAAATATCAGTTTTACAAAGTAGTAAAACCACATCACAGTGAATATGCCAGCTTAAAGAGATGAGTTTTTAGGTGGTGTTTAAAGTCCACAATGGATTCACAGGGTCTGATGTAAAGGAGAAgtgaattccagagcttgggggcaaTGTGACTGAATGCTCTTTCTCCCACAGTGCTGAGGTTCATGCTTGGTATTCTTAGTAAACCTATTGAACAAAGAGTAGGTCACATACTTGCACGTTCCTCCTATGATTTGAGACATTCTTCAGATAACAAAaagttaatacaaccccgattccaaaaaagttgggacaaagtacaaattgtaaataaaaacggaatgcaatgatgtggaagcttcaaaattccatattttattcagaaaagaacatagatgacatatcaaatgtttaaactgagaaaatgtatcatttaaagagaaaaattaggtgattttaaatttcatgacaacaacacatctcaaaaaagttgggacaaggccatgtttaccactgtgagacatccccttttctctttacaacagtctgtaaacgtctggggactgaggagacaagttgctcaagtttagggataggaa is a genomic window containing:
- the LOC132892491 gene encoding zinc finger and SCAN domain-containing protein 12-like, producing the protein MGPHNDPEAFLALFEQAAEAWGWPVEQLAARLLPLLTGEAQLAVLQLPADSRLVYVDLRRAVLQRVGRTPEQQQQRFLALRLEEVGRPFAFGQQLRDACRRWLRADNHDAEIIDLVALEQFVARLPEGTVEWVQCHCPASLDQAIELAEDHMAAVPMAGQHVSPSPLSLSLPFCSSPSPHSPTAEEGAGSTPAGPPHPWCPTISYFRVCVFPPSGE